A genomic stretch from Dissulfuribacter thermophilus includes:
- a CDS encoding aspartate carbamoyltransferase catalytic subunit: MKHLLGIRQLEREEIEAILRQAEAFKEVLERPIKKVPTLRGKTVVNLFFEPSTRTKLSFEMAAKRLSADTVSISKSMSSIEKGEDLIDTVKNIKAMKTDCFVIRHPATGAAHMIARYTGCPVINAGDGINEHPTQALLDCFTIKEHFGGFKGLRIAILGDIFHSRVAHSDIMALKKLGAECVVAGPGTMLPPHIEVLGAKVEYSVKKAVKGADCIICLRIQRERQGGIPLFPSVREYANFFGLYPEVLEFAKEQAVIMHPGPINRGVELDPQLADSSRSLILDQVTAGVAVRMAVLMMLLSARETL, from the coding sequence ATGAAGCATCTTCTTGGAATAAGGCAGCTTGAAAGAGAAGAAATAGAGGCAATTCTCAGGCAGGCAGAGGCCTTTAAAGAGGTACTCGAACGGCCAATAAAAAAGGTGCCAACCCTCAGAGGAAAGACAGTAGTTAACCTATTTTTTGAACCAAGCACCAGGACGAAACTATCCTTTGAAATGGCTGCAAAGAGGTTGAGTGCAGATACTGTATCTATTTCTAAGTCCATGAGCAGTATTGAAAAAGGGGAAGATCTAATAGATACAGTAAAAAATATCAAGGCAATGAAGACCGATTGTTTTGTGATAAGGCATCCTGCTACTGGTGCAGCACATATGATAGCTCGGTATACAGGTTGCCCGGTAATCAACGCAGGTGATGGCATCAATGAACATCCTACTCAGGCCCTTCTCGACTGTTTTACCATAAAAGAACACTTTGGAGGCTTTAAAGGGCTAAGGATTGCCATTCTTGGGGATATTTTTCACAGCAGGGTTGCCCATTCAGACATCATGGCCCTCAAAAAACTTGGAGCTGAATGTGTTGTTGCAGGACCTGGCACCATGTTGCCCCCGCATATTGAGGTACTGGGAGCAAAAGTTGAATATAGTGTAAAAAAGGCTGTTAAAGGTGCTGATTGCATAATCTGCCTCAGGATTCAGAGGGAGCGCCAGGGGGGAATTCCACTTTTTCCATCTGTCCGAGAATACGCCAACTTCTTTGGCCTTTATCCAGAAGTCCTAGAATTTGCAAAAGAGCAAGCTGTGATCATGCATCCAGGACCAATCAATAGAGGAGTTGAACTTGATCCTCAGCTCGCTGATAGTTCGAGATCTCTCATATTAGACCAGGTGACAGCAGGGGTAGCAGTTAGAATGGCAGTACTTATGATGCTACTGTCGGCAAGAGAAACACTATAG